The following nucleotide sequence is from Eschrichtius robustus isolate mEscRob2 chromosome 10, mEscRob2.pri, whole genome shotgun sequence.
aatgcaaaattatccagccactttggaagacagtttgacggTTTCTGACAAAACTGAACATAATCTtagcatacaatccagcaatcatgctcctctGTATTCATCCACAGAGGTTAAAAACATGTCCGCATAAAAACCTGCACAAGGGCACTTATAGCAGCTTTCTTcgtaattgtcaaaacttggaagccaccaagatgtccttcagtagatgaatggataaataaactgtggtacatccagacaatggaatattatccagtgctaaaaaagaaagatagctctatcaagccatgaaaagacatggaggaactttcAAAGCATattactgaatgaaagaagccaatatgaaaagctgacatactgtgtgattccatctaTAGGACATTATGGAAAAGGTGAAACTATGAAGACAATAAGAAGGACCAGCGGTTGctgtggggctgggggttggtggggagagatgaataggcagagtgcagaggatttttagggcagtgaaaataccaTGTGTGATATTTAAATGATGGGTATAAgccattacacatttgtccaacccatagaatgtacaacacaaggCATGAAACCGAAGGCCAACTATGGACTTAGGGTGATTCGGATGTGTCAATGTAGGGTCATCCTTGGTAAAATGTACCATGTGGTGACGGATGTTGATAACATGGGAgactgtgcatgtgtggggcagggggtaCACGGGAATCTGcagcttcttttccattttattgtaagtcaaactgctctaaaataactaagtttcttttttttaacccattaTCTTACCTAAAATAACTGACCTTTGAGGTGCACCTAATCACAGAAAACTTCATAGTAAAATTTCCTTTCAAcaatattgttttctttcattcatacATATCTGTCTTCCTCCCTTTTTAATACTCCAGAGGTAGGAAAGACACTTCAGCACCTGCCAACAAGATGAAATCTGAATGGCTGTGGAGTCTGATTCTGGTTCCTCCAACTATTTTGCTAGTCTTCCTTTACTACAAGAGCCTCCATTTTCTTCATGTTTAATATGGAAGCCAGAAAAACCTGATTCAATAGATAATGCATATTCCATAGTTGTACACAGATACGATACTTAAAGTGTTATCTCCTGAAAGAGGAATTAGACTTGCGGTATGACCCCAAGGGTTCAAACTAGAACTGGTGGGTGGAAgccacagaaaaatattttccagtaaGGGAAACGTTAGAACTGTATCAGTGGAATATATGGATTTAGTCAACAATGAGTTCCCCATCATGGTAGGTGTTCAAGAACAGGGTAAATGCCTCTTATGGCGAATTCAAGCCTCTGTTTTCAACTGAGGCTAAGATGTACCCCATGTGGGAGAAGAGTTCACAATTACTAAAAATATGCAACAAAAATCGGTCCCCAAAATAAttctgaaagctttaaaaacttaACTATATATCTATAGAATATAATCTGTCAATGTCAGGATAACTGGGCTTTTTGTTTCTGTCAGGGTTGGACCCAGATTCTTGGACAATGTTGTTAGGATATGCAAGGTCAAGAATCACTGTACACAATGATGCTATTTGTTCCGAAATTTACTTGAGTTTATCACCTTAAAAAGCAGTTTTTCTCTActgaatatactgaaaaaaaatgactttGGGTCCTTGAAAACACAGATTCTGGCTCTTCCCGCTATCTCCCTTCCACCTCCCTCACATAACTCTCATTCAATATTTCTTTGTGGAGCTCAGGGATGTCATTTTTACCAAATATTCTAAGTGATTTTTATTGTAGGTGGTCATAAAACTAAACTTTGAGAGACAttcaaagagaacagaaaaaatcAATGCCCACTCTTGCTATTCAAGAGTTTATGAGAATGCTGCAGAACTTTATGTTCAGATGAATTCCATCtttaaaccaaacaaacaaacatacaaacactgACACATTTTGGTCTTTCTTCTATCTCAGGGCCAAAAGCCAAAATGAAATTTATAGTACTTGCTGTCACCGTTGGACTAACTTTGCTGCTAGGAGCCCAAGCCATGCCTGCAAATCGCCTCTCTTGCTACAGAAAGATACTGAAAGATCGCGACTGTCACAATCTTCCAGAAGGAGTAGCTGACCTGACAAAGATGGATGTAAACGTCCAGGATCACTTCTGGGATGGGAAGGGATGTGAGATGATCTGTTACTGCAACTTCAGTGAATTGCTCTGCTGCCCAAAGTAAGGAAATGCAATGACAAAACGTATTGCTGTGAAGTGTATGTACAACAACTCTTTCTTAAGACACCTTCATAATGAGTGTGCTAAAATTAATCACCCTTTTCAGTAAAACCCTGTTCAAGTCTCAGCTATTTTTTAGGATCATCACCATTATGTACCGAAATGAATGTTTTCATTTAAGAGACAGAGTTTGGCAGATTTTAGTAAAACTAAATGAGATACAGGAAATTAATAACACTCCAATCTATTAAATTCTAAATTTCCTATCTGATTTTTAACCACACAAAAAAACATCTTCTGGTAGCTGAAGTCACCTTCAAGGCTGACATCTTAAACTAATTTGAAAACTAATAAAAGGCTTTAGATAAAAGATCCCAGTGAACAGATCAAGTAACTGGATGGAAAAGTTTGGTAATGGTGAAAGAAAAACTTTCTAGCTCTATGTATGAGTTAACCAGAAATTAACTGAATAGAGATTGTCCACTGACTTGGAAAGTAGATGTATTTTAAGTATAATACAaaggtagataaataaataaatatttatagctcttgattttaaaataatcttctcCTGGTTATTGAGGAAGCTCAAATACTATGATCTTGGCTACTTCATATTGAAATCAGCTTTTTCAAATTACTTTCAACATAtcatcatatttttcatttttctaagaaaTCTGTGACCTAGAAAGGGCAGATATAACCATCTTATCAAAGAAAGGTGTAGAGAGGTAAAATGACCACCATCCCACATAACTAGCTAATATCAGCACTGAGACTAGAACACAGGTCTTCTGATTTGGCCTGGGTATTTTTTCTACCAAGCCAGTTGGTTCTTAAGTATGgttcccagaacagcagcttcAACATTACCTGAGGTCTTGTTAAAAACGTAGTTCATCCCTGGGCCCCAGACcaaaccaactgaatcagaaacaATGGAGAGAAAGCACAGCAATTATGGCTTAAAacctccaagtgattctgatgcataatAAAATTTGAGAATCACTTGATTAAACAATGATATCAAGAACTCAAGTTAACTGATTCCATAAAATGATTTAACTTTTCCTACATAAATGAAACGCCATCTAATATTAAAATATCATGTTAACTTTTTTGTAAGACTTGAAACTAATTTATTGAAATGTACTTACTTTATGATATAATTTTGTGATTATCCACTGTTAATGGATGAGCTAGAAGTATggatatatgaaaataatttctgtCTGATCTTGGGTTACAGTTGTCCCAGTAGCAACAAATATCtaagtatatttcttttttttttttttttgcctataaaCACAAATTTTATTTTGCCATTCTATTTTTTCAATTGCATTGAATATAATTaaatacagcactgtataagtttaaggtgtacagcacaatgagtTGACATAcatatacagctgacccttgaacaacacacgtTTGaattgcatgggtccacttatccGCAAATTTCTTTCACTAAACGTAATACATACCACAGTACTATCCCAtctatggttggttgaatcctcggaTGTTGAACCACAGAtatagagggctgactgtaaagttatgcACGGATTTTCCACCGCACAGAGGCTCAGCACCCCTTACcgctgcattgttcaagggtcaactgtattgtgAAATGACTACCATAATAAGTTAACACGAATCACCTCATATagctacacatttttttttccttgtgatatcCTGTAGGATCtattcttagcaactttcaaatataccatacaaCAGTGTTAGctacagtcatcatgttgtacattgcaTGCTAAGTATATTTCTAATGAGCCATAATCATAATACTACCTTGCACATATACACAATTTTATATTATACTGTGCATTTTTATTATACATCACCTTATGTGATCTTTCCAACAAGAGTGGATAGAGTTGGGTAGCTCAAAATTTCACCTTTCCCTATAAAACCTAGAAATTTACTTATTGACTTCCCAACAAATTTTTAATCTTCTGTTTCTTAGCTGTAGATTTAAACTTCATGGCCTATCCTCACCCATATCAgagaaatgaatattttggtatgcTTGTAAGGTTTTGAAATCACccaatctttccttttctttatagaCAAATGACAGCATAATGTCCATGGCAGATGGGGGAAAGTAGAAGAATTGATTACCTTCTTGGTCTTTGCTGCTCTTGTGGCAAAAGTCCTCCCACTCACTCTCTTTGTACTTTATTCACCTAAAAAGAATAGTCATATCTGAAATCCTGGAAATCACCGTCCATTTCTTGCTCAGAAAAGTCTAACATATATCTTAACTTTCAGCTGGATTTAATTCATTCATGTTCTGCTCTCTTTCAGAGATGTCTTCTTTGGACCAAAGATCTCTTTCGTGATTCCTTGCAACAATCACTGAGAATCATCCTGTATTCCAGACAACACCATTCTTAATTCCCCACAAACCACACTATAACAGTGTAGCTGTATTTCTGGTTTCTATGTAGTGCAATAAAGCACAGATTCTATAAATTCTTACTTGCCTAAGTAAACTTGTGTTAAATTAGCAGTAATAAAAATTCCATTCAATTTTTCTCTGTGGaaactgtttaaaatttttgactAGAAAATTTTCATCTACAAGGTGTTCACTGTGCTCAGTAAAAGAATTCTGTCCCTCAGAGGAAGAGCCATAACCCTGGCTCAAAGATGGAGAATATTTTCAGTTCTTGACAGTTCTGTTCTTGACAGATCATGTATACTTAATGAAAAGAACCAGAGATAAATTGAGGTTCTTGGAAGGGAAACTAGAAGTTTTCTAGTAAGAGGGGGAAAAGGGAGccaatatttgaatatatattacGTATGCCAAGTACTTTAAGCACATCTGCATTTTGCTCTCTTAATAAACCACAAAACCATCAAGATAAGTATTCTTAAACCCACTTTTCAGATGCTAACTCAAGTTTAAGGTATTTGCTAAAAATCAAGACAGACTTTGAAGAGAGTTCCAGTTCCAAAACACTCACATAGTTGTATCCTTAAAACTATGCTACATACCCCTGACGTGTCCATTTTTCTTGGGACTaacaaaacacattaaaagaaacaTGTAATGGATGAGAATttaaagtcacatgaattttaaaGGTAAATAAAACGGATGCCTTCAAAGATATTTTCTGGGTGTTAGAGGCAGTTTTGGACTATGCTCCACACCTTTGGAGGTGTGCGCTGACGAGTAGCCAGCAGAATTAATTTCAGAAAGTCCTTCATGCTATAAAAATTTATTAGATACTCGCTAAGCGCCAGCTGTTATTAAGATCTGGggatggggcttccccggtggcgcagtggttgagaatctgcctgccaatgcagggcacacgggttcgagccctggtctgggaggatcccacatgccgcggagcggctgggcccgtgggccacaattactgagcctgcgcgtctggagaggccgcgatagtgagaggcccgcgcaccgcgatgaagagtggcccccgcttgccgcagctggagaaagcccttgcgcagaaatgaagacccaatacagccagaaataaataaataaataaaaacccaaagttaaaaaaaaaaaaaaaaaaagatctggggATGTAGTAAAGAATAAGATGGACTTCGCCTCTTGGAACTTGTATTCTAACAAAACTGTAATcgttacaaatatttataaatgtgaaGCCTGCTGCTACAAAGGAGAAGTGTAGGGTGCTATACAAAGTACTGCTGTGGGGAAACGTTTGAGAAGCACCACACGTGTAGTAAATCTAGGAGATAACCATTTTGAGTTAAAGTGACATTGTTTCACTGAAATACATCCTTGGAGGTCCCTGATCTGTTTCTCAAGACCACACACAGAACAGTTTCAGTGTTCAATAGGTGTTACTGGGCTGAACAAAACAATTTTGAGGTAATCAGAATTCAGTTCCTCTTAAAAGCTGCAAAAACATAAGGCAGAACATGTTTTCAAACAGTATGACTTCTACAAAAATGCATGAAGAAgtggaattgtttttaaaaaactcaaaatatattgttttatcaACACAGTATATGATTTGATtgagcttttttttccttcactgaaTTGACAGGTATTAAAGTTAAACTAACACAATAACAGAAGTCTTATATCCTTTCTGGAACAGTGCATAGAATaggtaaataaagaaaatcatcagTACATTTTCTACTTGGTATAGACTctttgagggaggaaaaaaacaaggaaattcaaCAATGGCTTTTTACTAAATATTCCCTTATTACTGCACTCAAAACCTGATGAGAAAAATAGTATTTGGAAAAAagctaaatatttaataaatggaatt
It contains:
- the SCRG1 gene encoding scrapie-responsive protein 1, which produces MKFIVLAVTVGLTLLLGAQAMPANRLSCYRKILKDRDCHNLPEGVADLTKMDVNVQDHFWDGKGCEMICYCNFSELLCCPKDVFFGPKISFVIPCNNH